A single genomic interval of Chitinophaga sp. 180180018-3 harbors:
- a CDS encoding FecR domain-containing protein gives MTQVFTFEELITNDLFIAYSIRREASALQYWQAYLEQFPDQAPVLEKARRTVILLHDTLAPLAADDAAEDFRRILEVPQAGAAVHRIRPWYGKATVAAALALAVAAAAWWLLPGKHPTAPQIIASAPGERKTVTLADGSSVILNANSQLILSPSFNKKNRDLTLRGEAFFDVHQDAGHPFIIHTRQMDVKVLGTSFNVMAYENDRKTETSLISGALEVTLKNGTEKTILLKPSQKVILENASRTAQQTAAPVMQVSNVNVQTKNKLITETAWTNDKLAFNDETLEEVAHKMERWYGVTIQVDSTIATGYHYTAVFEKESLPQALHVLQLILPFQYSINGTIVSISTNKKGE, from the coding sequence ATGACCCAGGTATTCACGTTTGAAGAACTTATTACCAACGATCTCTTTATTGCCTACAGCATCAGGCGGGAGGCATCGGCTTTGCAATACTGGCAGGCCTACCTGGAGCAATTTCCCGACCAGGCCCCTGTACTTGAAAAAGCGCGGCGTACCGTCATATTATTGCATGACACACTGGCTCCGCTGGCGGCCGACGACGCAGCAGAAGATTTCCGCCGGATATTGGAAGTACCTCAGGCTGGTGCGGCTGTTCACCGGATCAGGCCCTGGTATGGAAAAGCAACTGTAGCTGCAGCCTTAGCGCTGGCTGTTGCAGCAGCCGCCTGGTGGCTACTCCCCGGTAAACACCCAACAGCTCCCCAAATCATCGCTTCTGCTCCGGGTGAACGCAAAACCGTTACCCTGGCCGATGGCTCCAGCGTCATTCTCAATGCCAACAGTCAACTGATCCTGTCGCCATCTTTCAATAAAAAAAACAGGGACCTAACCCTGCGGGGCGAGGCTTTCTTTGATGTACACCAGGACGCAGGTCATCCTTTCATCATCCATACCAGGCAAATGGATGTAAAGGTACTCGGTACCTCTTTCAACGTGATGGCATATGAAAATGACCGCAAAACTGAAACCTCGCTAATCAGTGGCGCGCTGGAAGTGACCCTAAAAAATGGAACCGAAAAAACGATTCTGCTGAAGCCAAGTCAGAAAGTGATCCTGGAAAATGCATCCCGTACCGCTCAGCAAACAGCGGCTCCTGTTATGCAGGTAAGTAACGTCAACGTACAAACGAAAAATAAACTGATCACAGAAACAGCCTGGACCAACGACAAGCTGGCCTTTAACGATGAAACACTGGAAGAGGTGGCACACAAAATGGAACGCTGGTATGGCGTGACCATACAGGTAGATAGCACCATTGCCACCGGCTATCACTACACGGCAGTCTTCGAGAAAGAATCACTACCGCAGGCACTGCATGTGCTGCAACTGATTTTACCATTTCAATACAGCATCAATGGCACAATCGTAAGCATATCAACCAATAAAAAAGGGGAATAG
- a CDS encoding sigma-70 family RNA polymerase sigma factor: MPISSHTNEHYIALYREHYPYLFKIGLNAGASPELIKDLINQIFLGFIEKNIDWSQIRDARHYIAASFRNKLSDHARSEGKSVPVMELEMADNSIEEKIILTEEEVRLKAQIHQAWQKLPPRCQMVIKLKYFEGLSHEQIAVQTGLSSRSIYNNLSEGLKAMRLLLADLHGPHARHRLLLMFYLF, from the coding sequence GTGCCGATCTCCTCTCATACAAATGAACACTATATTGCTCTCTACCGGGAACATTATCCTTATTTGTTCAAAATCGGCCTTAATGCGGGGGCTTCTCCCGAGCTGATCAAGGATTTGATCAATCAGATTTTTCTGGGCTTTATTGAAAAAAATATCGATTGGTCGCAGATCCGGGATGCCAGGCACTACATCGCGGCGAGCTTCCGGAACAAACTGTCGGATCATGCGCGCAGTGAGGGTAAATCCGTGCCTGTCATGGAGCTGGAAATGGCCGACAACAGCATCGAGGAAAAGATCATCCTCACAGAGGAAGAAGTCCGGCTGAAAGCGCAGATCCACCAGGCCTGGCAAAAACTCCCGCCCCGCTGCCAGATGGTGATAAAACTCAAATACTTCGAAGGGCTGAGTCATGAGCAGATCGCGGTACAGACCGGCCTGAGTTCCCGTAGCATCTACAACAACCTCTCCGAAGGCCTGAAGGCCATGCGGCTTCTCCTGGCCGACCTGCACGGTCCGCATGCCAGGCACCGTTTGCTGCTTATGTTTTACCTGTTTTAA
- a CDS encoding Dyp-type peroxidase yields MAKETTPVSQNVTDYPNNNTIFSVWKLGDGENIKAVFEQLCALADNLNNSFTIRVPNGRTSCVMGIGHDAWIKLGLPTPLPRELKNFEPVIGSKHTAVATPGDLHFHLRAIDAAICFDMATAIAKVLSPAATCVLEVHGFRYWDGRSILGFVDGTENPVGHARQHFALVGDEDPVYKGGSYLFVQQYLHNMKGWEALSTEEQEKVIGRYKMSDIEMADDVKPGNSHSALAGLEDENGNELKIVRDNMPFGHPSKGETGTYFIAYANTFSTTHKMLERMFIGAPEGNYDRILDFSTAQTGTLFFVPTADMLNEYSADGAS; encoded by the coding sequence ATGGCAAAAGAAACAACACCTGTATCTCAAAACGTCACCGACTATCCCAACAACAACACCATATTTTCTGTCTGGAAGCTTGGTGATGGTGAAAATATCAAAGCGGTATTTGAACAACTTTGTGCGCTGGCAGACAACCTGAACAATTCTTTTACCATACGCGTGCCCAATGGCAGAACCAGCTGTGTGATGGGCATAGGCCATGACGCCTGGATCAAACTGGGCCTGCCGACTCCACTGCCCCGGGAACTGAAAAATTTCGAGCCTGTTATTGGCTCCAAACATACAGCAGTAGCCACTCCCGGCGATCTGCACTTTCACCTGAGAGCCATCGATGCAGCCATCTGTTTCGATATGGCCACAGCTATTGCTAAGGTGTTAAGTCCGGCGGCCACCTGCGTGCTGGAGGTTCATGGATTCCGTTATTGGGACGGGCGTTCCATCCTCGGTTTTGTGGACGGTACGGAAAACCCCGTGGGCCACGCACGGCAGCATTTCGCCCTTGTTGGCGACGAAGACCCGGTGTACAAGGGAGGCAGTTACCTCTTTGTACAGCAGTACCTTCACAATATGAAGGGCTGGGAAGCCTTATCCACAGAAGAACAGGAGAAAGTGATCGGCCGGTACAAGATGAGCGATATCGAAATGGCGGATGATGTAAAACCGGGTAATTCCCATAGCGCACTGGCAGGCCTGGAAGATGAAAATGGTAATGAATTGAAGATTGTGAGAGACAATATGCCCTTCGGTCATCCCTCTAAAGGCGAAACAGGCACGTATTTCATTGCTTATGCCAATACCTTCAGTACCACACACAAGATGCTGGAGAGGATGTTCATAGGGGCTCCCGAAGGGAATTACGACCGGATACTGGACTTCAGTACTGCCCAAACCGGTACCTTGTTTTTTGTGCCCACGGCAGATATGCTGAATGAATATTCCGCCGATGGTGCGTCGTAA
- a CDS encoding J domain-containing protein: MEYIDYYKILGIDKNATADEIKKAYRKLARQHHPDLNPNNPEAGKIFQQINEANEVLSDPENRKKYDQYGKDWKHAEQFEEARRRQQSSGQPFSGGGDSGQEYYSYSDEEGNFSDFFSSMFGNRGGGKQARFRGQDYHASLLLQLTDAYKTHKQTFTINGKSIRITVPAGIENGQEIKLTGYGAPGINGGPNGDLFITFEIKNDTAFVRKGNDLYADVPLALYKAVLGGEEIVDTLGGKVKMKVAPETQTGTIVRLKGKGFPLYKQEGSFGDLYITWQVQIPTNLSDKEKELFEQLAKER, translated from the coding sequence ATGGAGTATATTGATTATTACAAAATCCTCGGCATCGACAAAAATGCCACTGCCGATGAGATAAAAAAGGCTTACCGGAAGCTGGCGCGTCAGCATCATCCTGATCTGAACCCTAACAATCCTGAAGCAGGGAAGATTTTTCAGCAGATCAATGAAGCCAATGAAGTGCTGAGTGATCCGGAGAACAGGAAGAAATATGACCAGTATGGAAAAGACTGGAAACATGCAGAGCAGTTTGAAGAAGCACGCCGGCGACAGCAGTCTTCCGGGCAGCCATTTTCAGGAGGAGGTGATAGCGGTCAGGAATACTACTCGTATTCAGACGAAGAGGGGAATTTCTCCGATTTCTTCTCCTCCATGTTTGGCAACCGTGGAGGCGGCAAACAGGCCCGCTTCCGGGGGCAGGACTATCACGCGTCCCTCCTGTTGCAATTGACTGATGCTTATAAAACGCACAAGCAAACCTTCACCATAAACGGCAAAAGCATCCGGATAACTGTGCCTGCCGGAATAGAAAACGGCCAGGAAATAAAGCTTACCGGTTACGGAGCGCCAGGAATAAACGGCGGCCCTAATGGCGACCTCTTTATCACATTTGAAATCAAAAATGATACGGCCTTTGTCAGGAAAGGCAACGACCTTTACGCAGACGTACCTCTGGCGCTTTATAAAGCGGTCCTGGGCGGAGAGGAAATCGTGGACACCCTGGGTGGAAAAGTAAAGATGAAAGTGGCTCCCGAAACACAAACGGGCACCATAGTACGTTTGAAAGGGAAAGGGTTTCCGTTATATAAACAAGAAGGCAGCTTCGGCGACCTCTACATCACGTGGCAGGTACAAATACCTACCAACCTGAGTGACAAGGAAAAAGAATTATTTGAACAATTAGCAAAAGAGCGCTAA
- a CDS encoding TlpA disulfide reductase family protein, whose translation MKKLSVNIPALLLLMALSTGSFAQEKKVIIKGTIIGDTRGYNRIDMYTRNPDRYDSMTVVNNTFSAEVPFNVPYRQIFASLYDMKVNGGYAPQAILIDKPGTYHVIARIDSTGTHYSATDGAAQQVYAAFSSDFEKASEENVKKLQQKYGPDIIKNLYSKAPNVAASADLEAMEKTAANKLVSRYVSQHRDSYAAAVILQRNSGSLDSKTLTTLYQQLTPAIKALREGNDINTEISARKLSANGATPADFTLKNAAEQAVKLSDFRGKYLLIDFWASWCGPCRASFPHMRELYAQYKGKNFEILSLSTDRDKAAWMKALEQDNNPWPQAHDQQGKVSKDQFNVQVLPTLFLLDPQGKIIAQKLEGEALDQKLKELLQ comes from the coding sequence ATGAAAAAACTATCTGTAAACATCCCGGCATTGCTGTTGCTCATGGCATTGAGTACAGGCAGCTTTGCGCAGGAAAAGAAAGTGATCATCAAAGGTACCATCATTGGCGATACGCGCGGCTACAACCGTATCGACATGTACACACGCAATCCGGACCGGTACGATTCTATGACAGTTGTCAACAATACTTTTTCAGCCGAAGTACCTTTTAATGTACCATACCGGCAGATATTCGCCTCGCTGTACGATATGAAAGTGAATGGAGGGTATGCGCCGCAGGCCATCCTCATCGATAAGCCCGGCACCTATCATGTTATTGCGCGTATTGACAGTACCGGCACACATTATTCAGCTACGGACGGTGCAGCCCAGCAGGTATATGCCGCCTTCTCATCCGACTTTGAGAAAGCCTCGGAAGAAAATGTAAAAAAGCTGCAGCAAAAGTACGGTCCTGATATCATCAAAAATTTGTATAGCAAAGCGCCCAACGTTGCTGCCTCCGCAGATCTGGAAGCGATGGAAAAAACAGCTGCCAATAAACTTGTTTCCCGCTATGTTAGCCAGCATCGCGACTCCTACGCCGCGGCTGTTATCCTGCAACGCAACAGTGGTTCGCTCGACAGCAAAACGCTGACCACTTTGTACCAGCAGCTAACGCCGGCTATCAAAGCACTCCGCGAAGGGAATGACATCAATACAGAGATCAGTGCACGTAAGTTAAGCGCTAATGGCGCCACCCCGGCCGATTTCACTTTGAAGAATGCTGCTGAACAAGCTGTAAAACTCTCCGACTTCAGGGGCAAATACCTGCTGATTGATTTCTGGGCCAGCTGGTGCGGCCCATGCAGAGCCTCTTTCCCGCATATGCGTGAACTGTATGCACAATACAAAGGAAAAAACTTTGAGATATTGAGTCTTTCTACCGACCGCGACAAAGCTGCCTGGATGAAAGCCCTGGAACAAGACAACAATCCCTGGCCTCAGGCACACGATCAGCAGGGTAAGGTTTCCAAAGACCAGTTCAATGTACAGGTATTACCAACGCTGTTTCTGCTGGACCCCCAGGGTAAGATCATCGCTCAAAAGCTGGAGGGCGAAGCGCTGGATCAGAAGTTGAAGGAGCTGTTGCAATGA
- a CDS encoding TlpA disulfide reductase family protein — protein sequence MNHTFWTILYMTFAKQLLFIILLFAASQTFAQGQYHLNLELTGAKDSTKLLLVNLDEGRVIDSGYLVNGRLSLKGGVSGVVTARLHAPDHQYLVVYLENKAVSITGDYADLQYARISGTENNRYWVESRNWQRSFSQARDSLMQTAFRLDAADSVKFKTILARVDSIDRDVRNYRLHFIRQKNPVYFTLMELFYLRNNLSADSLRSLFKFFPAKLQATAPGQVIAQYLANAPVTVGMPLIDVSGRDPEGKQIHLSALKGYTLLEFWASWCGPCRQEMPELAATYNRYKSRGFEILAFSLDGNKESWITAIRQDHLPWLNISDLKGSYSSVAAAYRVRGIPQNFLIGPDGRIVAINLRGKALAEKLSMLLDK from the coding sequence ATATCATCTGAACCTGGAACTAACAGGGGCAAAAGACAGCACGAAGCTCCTTCTCGTCAATCTTGATGAAGGCCGGGTGATCGACTCCGGCTACCTTGTCAACGGCCGGCTTTCTTTAAAAGGGGGTGTCAGTGGTGTTGTGACAGCACGCCTCCACGCGCCCGACCACCAATACCTGGTCGTATACCTGGAAAACAAAGCTGTCAGCATTACCGGCGACTACGCCGATCTGCAATATGCCCGGATTTCCGGCACAGAAAATAACCGGTACTGGGTGGAATCGAGAAACTGGCAGCGTTCATTCTCTCAGGCGCGCGACAGCCTGATGCAAACCGCCTTCAGGCTGGATGCGGCAGATTCAGTGAAATTCAAGACCATACTGGCGCGTGTGGATAGTATTGACCGGGATGTACGGAATTACCGGCTCCACTTCATCCGCCAAAAAAACCCTGTTTATTTTACACTGATGGAATTGTTCTATCTCCGCAACAATTTGTCTGCAGACAGTCTCCGTTCGTTGTTTAAGTTCTTCCCCGCAAAACTGCAGGCAACTGCTCCCGGACAGGTGATAGCGCAATACCTTGCAAATGCTCCGGTGACAGTAGGCATGCCACTCATAGACGTCTCCGGCCGGGATCCTGAAGGGAAACAAATCCATCTGTCTGCATTGAAAGGCTATACGCTGCTGGAATTCTGGGCTTCGTGGTGTGGCCCCTGTCGCCAGGAAATGCCGGAGTTGGCAGCGACGTATAACAGGTACAAATCAAGAGGATTTGAAATACTGGCCTTCTCTCTCGATGGTAACAAAGAAAGCTGGATTACTGCGATCCGCCAGGATCATTTACCCTGGCTGAATATCAGTGATCTGAAAGGTTCCTATAGTAGTGTGGCGGCAGCTTACCGGGTGCGTGGCATTCCTCAGAATTTCCTGATCGGGCCCGATGGCCGTATTGTTGCTATCAATCTCCGTGGCAAGGCATTGGCAGAAAAGCTCAGTATGTTGCTCGATAAATAG
- a CDS encoding chaperone modulator CbpM, protein MENINRISVTQCCTYYQINASFVQELDEHGLIALIRSEEDTYIAYEELTNLEKYMHMHYDLDINMAGMEAIKHLLQRMHTLQKEVKTLRNELGHLR, encoded by the coding sequence ATGGAAAACATTAATAGAATATCCGTAACGCAATGTTGCACTTACTATCAGATCAACGCCTCATTTGTACAGGAGCTGGATGAACACGGCCTGATAGCGCTGATCCGTTCGGAAGAAGATACTTATATCGCCTACGAAGAGCTAACCAACCTGGAGAAATATATGCATATGCACTATGATCTGGACATCAATATGGCCGGAATGGAAGCCATTAAACATCTGCTGCAGCGGATGCATACACTCCAGAAAGAAGTGAAAACACTCAGAAACGAACTGGGACATCTTCGTTGA